One window from the genome of Anguilla rostrata isolate EN2019 chromosome 5, ASM1855537v3, whole genome shotgun sequence encodes:
- the dhdh.2 gene encoding trans-1,2-dihydrobenzene-1,2-diol dehydrogenase isoform X1 has protein sequence MATRWGICGAGKISHDFSVALKTLPAGNHKIVAVAARILQNAEEFAKKHNIPKAYGSYEELAKDPEIDVVYLGVLHTQHLRVGLLFLRAGRNVLCEKPFAMNSREVKQLIDSARENNVFLMEGIWSRCFPVHIEVCRLLAEDTVGEVKMVKAYFGSPQLHIPRSVEKELGGGALLDIGVYCLQFVLMVYRGERPESVHATGVRLETGVDESMVVVLKFSRNRMAICGFSIAVSMPNDATICGTKGTITVPFPMWCPTRLVVNGQESQYPLPEPSMPLHYTNSTGLRYEAEEVRQCLLKGLKESSRMSLEESSLLTEIMDEARHQVGVVFPQDGE, from the exons ATGGCAACCAGGTGGGGAATATGCGGCGCTGGGAAGATCAGCCACGACTTCTCCGTGGCTCTGAAGACGCTTCCGGCTGGAAATCATAAG ATTGTGGCTGTGGCTGCCCGCATTCTACAGAACGCGGAGGAATTCGCCAAAAAACACAACATCCCTAAAGCGTACGGGAGCTACGAGGAGCTGGCAAAGGACCCGGAGATAG ACGTGGTCTACCTGGGCGTTCTGCACACGCAGCACCTGCGGGTCGGCCTGCTCTTCCTCCGCGCCGGGAGAAACGTGCTGTGCGAGAAGCCCTTCGCCATGAACTCCCGGGAGGTGAAGCAACTCATCGACAGCGCCAGAGAGAACAACGTTTTCCTGATGGAG GGCATTTGGTCGCGGTGCTTTCCCGTTCACATTGAGGTGTGCCGCTTGCTGGCCGAGGACACGGTGGGCGAGGTGAAGATGGTGAAGGCCTACTTCGGCTCTCCCCAGCTCCACATACCCCGATCGGTGGAGAAGGagctgggagggggggcccTACTGGACATTGGGGTCTACTGCCTGCAGTTTGTGCTGATGGTGTACAGGGGCGAGAGGCCGGAGTCCGTACACGCCACCGGCGTCCGTTTGGAAACAG GAGTCGACGAATCCATGGtggttgttttaaaattttcccGGAACAGAATGGCCATCTGTGGCTTTTCTATCGCTGTATCCATGCCCAATGACGCAACCATCTGTGGCACCAAAGGAACGATTACG GTGCCCTTTCCCATGTGGTGCCCAACCCGCCTGGTGGTGAATGGGCAGGAGTCACAGTACCCGCTTCCGGAACCGTCTATGCCCCTGCATTACACCAACAGCACTGGACTGCGCTACGAGGCAGAGGAAGTGAGGCAGTGCCTTCTCAAAG GACTTAAAGAGAGCTCTCGGATGTCACTGGAGGAGTCATCCCTCTTGACTGAGATCATGGACGAAGCCAGGCATCAGGTCGGGGTGGTGTTCCCCCAAGATGGCGAGTGA